Proteins encoded in a region of the Gallalistipes aquisgranensis genome:
- a CDS encoding heparinase II/III domain-containing protein — protein sequence MKILRPILCLFSVFLFCLPVRLPAADPGFDYDRAGAHPRILLGKKEMRQLRKTVKENPPLGAVHARILELCDGFLEKPVLERKMLGRRMLSVSRNALQRIFYLSYAYRMTGRTEYLERAAKELDAVSAFSDWNPSHFLDCAEMTMAVAIGYDWLYGDLSSRTKENVRRAIVEKGLGASLVPRYEQMFTTRKNNWNQVCHAGMVYGALAVLDTDRALAERVIVRAVENNPGVMEMYAPDGVYPEGYSYWGYGTSFEVMMLAALEHAFGSDAGLSRFAGFDRTAGYMLYMTGPSGLAFNYSDSGPGVNVHPAMFWFAQRYGNPSWVWTESRLIGSDPGRDRLLPALVVFARGLDFDRVAPPAEKVWAGGGPNPVVLVRTGWKDDLQDKYLAMKGGSAQLSHTHLDMGSFVYDAGGLRWAMDLGMVDYNSLESRGVKLWGRKQNSERWTIFRYNNYAHNTLTVNGRLHDVHGFVPVTRVYREGRELGGRMDLSALFPDLKSAVRKAVIVDEKRLVVEDRVVGGERPAVLRFSMVTPAQAEIVDAETIRLTQRGQTMTMRFKGTRSLAVRTWPTKPARPYEPSNEGTVIVGFEAEIPAGAAETFEMTLEEAGK from the coding sequence ATGAAAATTCTGCGACCGATCCTTTGTCTGTTCTCCGTTTTCCTCTTCTGCCTGCCGGTCCGTCTGCCAGCTGCGGACCCGGGGTTCGACTATGATCGGGCAGGGGCGCATCCCCGCATCCTGCTCGGGAAAAAAGAGATGCGGCAGCTCCGGAAAACCGTGAAGGAGAATCCTCCGCTCGGTGCGGTGCATGCCCGGATACTCGAACTCTGCGACGGATTTCTCGAAAAACCCGTGCTCGAACGCAAGATGCTCGGGCGGCGTATGCTGTCGGTTTCCCGTAACGCCTTGCAGCGGATATTCTATCTCTCCTATGCCTACCGCATGACGGGCCGGACGGAGTATCTGGAACGGGCCGCGAAGGAACTCGATGCCGTGAGTGCATTCTCCGACTGGAATCCGTCCCATTTTCTGGACTGCGCCGAGATGACGATGGCTGTGGCGATCGGCTACGACTGGCTCTACGGCGACCTTTCCTCCCGAACGAAGGAAAATGTCCGCCGGGCCATCGTGGAGAAGGGTCTGGGTGCTTCGCTGGTGCCTCGGTACGAACAAATGTTCACCACGCGCAAGAACAATTGGAACCAGGTGTGCCACGCGGGGATGGTCTACGGGGCGCTGGCGGTGCTCGACACCGACCGGGCGCTCGCGGAGAGGGTGATCGTCCGGGCCGTGGAGAACAATCCGGGCGTGATGGAGATGTACGCGCCCGACGGCGTCTATCCCGAGGGATACAGCTACTGGGGATACGGCACCTCGTTCGAGGTGATGATGCTGGCCGCGCTCGAACACGCTTTCGGGTCGGATGCCGGGCTCTCCCGTTTCGCGGGTTTCGACCGGACGGCCGGTTACATGCTCTATATGACGGGCCCTTCCGGGCTGGCGTTCAACTATTCCGATTCGGGGCCGGGGGTGAACGTGCATCCCGCCATGTTCTGGTTCGCGCAGCGTTACGGCAATCCCTCCTGGGTGTGGACGGAGAGCCGGCTGATCGGTTCGGACCCGGGCCGCGACCGGCTGTTGCCCGCGCTGGTGGTGTTCGCCCGCGGCCTGGATTTCGACAGGGTGGCGCCGCCGGCCGAAAAGGTATGGGCGGGCGGAGGACCCAATCCCGTGGTGCTGGTGCGGACGGGATGGAAAGACGATCTGCAGGACAAGTATCTTGCCATGAAGGGCGGGTCGGCCCAGTTGAGCCACACTCACCTCGACATGGGCTCTTTCGTCTACGATGCGGGGGGCCTGCGATGGGCGATGGACCTGGGTATGGTGGACTACAATTCGTTGGAGAGCCGGGGCGTGAAGCTCTGGGGCCGGAAGCAGAATTCCGAGCGCTGGACGATATTCCGTTACAATAACTACGCTCACAATACGCTCACCGTGAACGGCCGCCTGCACGACGTGCACGGATTCGTGCCCGTTACACGGGTGTACCGGGAGGGACGCGAACTGGGCGGCAGAATGGACTTGTCGGCCCTGTTCCCCGATCTGAAAAGTGCGGTGCGCAAGGCCGTGATCGTCGATGAGAAGCGGCTGGTGGTCGAGGACCGGGTCGTGGGGGGCGAACGGCCGGCGGTGCTGCGTTTCAGCATGGTGACCCCGGCGCAGGCCGAGATCGTGGATGCGGAGACGATCCGGCTCACCCAGCGGGGGCAGACGATGACGATGCGTTTCAAAGGAACGCGCTCCCTCGCGGTCAGGACCTGGCCTACGAAGCCCGCGCGGCCGTACGAGCCCTCGAACGAGGGTACGGTGATCGTCGGCTTCGAAGCGGAGATTCCGGCAGGTGCCGCCGAGACGTTCGAGATGACGCTGGAAGAGGCTGGAAAATAG
- a CDS encoding uroporphyrinogen decarboxylase family protein, whose amino-acid sequence MNPKLNEIHARLRTPQTADGRIPFHPILMMHASHVSGMTYEELMRDHKKLVAANLKCLELYDHDAVSVISDPYRETAAFGAAIRFAGNDSPSAEKIVHDRTDIDRLSLPDVYAHERTLDRIEGVRLFRRELGSRFPVIGWVEGPLAEAADLMGMSEAMMQMMLAPDDIHALCDKTLAMGKAFAAAQIEAGADIVGVGDAICSQIPPDMYESFAFDRHRELFDFIHEKGALVKLHICGDITHLLPLIAREGADILDIDWMVDMAAAHRAMGPDVMLSGNLDPVAVILEGDRERIGAAYETVRNSVPAENWILSGGCEIPMMTPRENMVLLRQLSL is encoded by the coding sequence ATGAATCCAAAACTGAATGAAATACACGCCCGGCTGCGCACACCCCAAACGGCCGACGGACGGATTCCGTTCCACCCGATCCTGATGATGCACGCCTCCCACGTGAGCGGCATGACCTACGAAGAGCTGATGCGCGATCACAAGAAGCTGGTCGCCGCGAATCTGAAATGCCTCGAACTGTACGACCACGACGCCGTAAGCGTGATCTCCGATCCTTACCGCGAAACTGCGGCTTTCGGGGCAGCGATCCGCTTCGCCGGCAACGACTCACCTTCTGCGGAAAAAATCGTGCACGACCGCACCGACATCGACCGCCTCTCCCTGCCGGACGTATACGCTCACGAACGGACCCTCGACCGGATCGAAGGGGTACGGCTGTTCCGCAGGGAACTGGGCAGCAGATTCCCGGTCATCGGCTGGGTAGAAGGTCCGCTGGCCGAAGCAGCCGACCTGATGGGCATGAGCGAAGCGATGATGCAGATGATGCTGGCTCCCGACGACATCCATGCCCTCTGCGACAAGACGCTGGCAATGGGCAAGGCCTTCGCGGCAGCCCAGATCGAGGCCGGAGCAGACATCGTCGGGGTAGGCGACGCGATCTGCTCGCAGATACCGCCAGATATGTACGAGTCATTCGCTTTCGACCGACATCGGGAACTATTCGATTTCATCCATGAAAAAGGAGCCCTTGTCAAGTTGCATATCTGCGGAGACATCACTCACCTGCTCCCTCTCATTGCACGCGAAGGGGCTGACATTCTCGACATCGACTGGATGGTGGACATGGCTGCAGCCCACCGGGCGATGGGGCCGGATGTAATGCTGAGCGGCAACCTCGACCCGGTGGCCGTCATTCTGGAAGGGGACAGGGAGCGGATCGGCGCAGCATACGAAACGGTCCGCAACTCCGTTCCCGCCGAAAACTGGATTCTCTCGGGCGGCTGCGAAATCCCGATGATGACGCCACGGGAAAATATGGTCCTTCTGCGGCAGTTGTCGCTGTAA
- a CDS encoding AraC family transcriptional regulator — protein sequence MEKTGSSVLHELPPLSEADCIYVIERRKSEFNFPIHSHTEFEINYVENATGALRVVGDSIEEIGDYDMVLITGENLEHAWQTHHCTTGNIREITIQFSGDWLSGSVLNKNQFKSIRAMFEQARKGVAFSLSTILKVRYLLNSLTLEDVGFYSVLNFLTLLYELSISKEMRTLASNSFAQQNGSSLSRRIRKVDKFLKENYSQDITLKDAAAIVSMSEVAFSRFFTAHAGKTFTEYLADIRLGHVSRLLVDSNKSIAEICYECGYNNLSNFNRIFKRRKGCSPRDFRSMYRKKQLIL from the coding sequence ATGGAGAAGACAGGAAGCAGCGTATTGCACGAATTGCCGCCCCTTTCCGAGGCGGACTGCATCTACGTGATCGAACGCCGAAAAAGCGAATTCAACTTCCCGATCCATTCTCACACGGAATTCGAGATCAACTACGTGGAGAACGCGACGGGAGCCCTCCGTGTGGTGGGCGATTCGATCGAGGAGATCGGCGACTACGACATGGTGCTCATCACGGGCGAAAACCTCGAACACGCATGGCAGACCCATCATTGCACGACGGGCAACATCCGCGAAATCACGATCCAGTTTTCGGGCGACTGGCTCTCGGGATCGGTGCTCAACAAGAACCAGTTCAAATCCATCCGCGCCATGTTCGAACAGGCCCGCAAGGGAGTGGCGTTCTCGCTGTCCACCATCCTCAAGGTACGTTACCTACTCAATTCGCTCACGCTGGAGGATGTCGGGTTCTATTCCGTACTCAATTTCCTTACGCTGCTGTACGAACTCTCCATTTCGAAAGAGATGCGCACGCTGGCCAGCAATTCGTTCGCCCAACAGAACGGGAGCAGTCTAAGCCGGCGTATCCGCAAGGTGGACAAATTCCTCAAGGAGAACTATTCTCAGGACATCACCCTGAAAGATGCGGCCGCGATCGTCAGCATGAGCGAAGTGGCCTTCAGCCGCTTTTTCACGGCACACGCGGGCAAGACCTTCACGGAGTACCTGGCGGACATCCGGCTCGGACACGTCTCCCGTCTGCTGGTGGACTCCAACAAGAGCATCGCCGAAATATGCTACGAGTGCGGCTACAACAACCTGTCGAACTTCAACCGTATCTTCAAGCGGAGAAAGGGGTGCTCGCCCCGCGATTTCCGCAGCATGTACCGCAAGAAACAACTGATTCTGTAA
- a CDS encoding AGE family epimerase/isomerase, with protein sequence MNPKAIRLAESLRTELLDNILPFWITRTQDEKNGGFYGQVTFDGTRVPDAPKGAVLNTRILWTFSAAYRVFKRPEYLEMATRARDYVLDRFIDRDYGGIYWSLDHEGHPLDTKKQSYAIGFAIYGLSEYHRATGDERSLRAAIELFRSLEEHVHDPVNGGYFEAFGRDWSPIEDMRLSEKDENLSKTMNTHLHIIEPYTNLYCVWHDPLLGQRLRELLSIFAETIVDPETGHLGLFFDDAWNLQSNTVSFGHDIEASWLLHETALVLGDHDTLQRIEPLAKKIAQAAAEGLRPDGSMIYEFDRTTGRYDHDRHWWVQAETVVGYFNLYHHFGDETALERAVEAWQYIDAHFSLRPAGEWLWSIHGDGLVNTEGDRAGFWKCPYHNSRMCLELIGRTGIPVGGK encoded by the coding sequence ATGAATCCTAAAGCAATACGACTGGCTGAATCGCTGCGGACAGAACTTCTCGACAACATTCTGCCCTTTTGGATCACCCGCACGCAGGACGAGAAAAACGGCGGTTTCTACGGGCAGGTGACGTTCGACGGGACCCGGGTTCCCGACGCCCCGAAGGGAGCGGTGCTCAACACCCGCATTCTGTGGACCTTTTCAGCGGCTTACCGGGTGTTCAAACGCCCGGAATACCTCGAAATGGCGACCCGCGCCCGCGATTATGTCCTCGACCGCTTCATCGACCGGGACTACGGCGGCATCTACTGGTCTCTGGATCACGAAGGCCACCCGCTCGACACGAAGAAGCAGAGCTATGCCATCGGATTCGCCATCTACGGTCTGAGCGAATACCACCGTGCCACGGGAGACGAACGGTCGCTCCGAGCCGCAATCGAACTGTTCCGCTCGCTGGAGGAACATGTCCACGACCCCGTGAACGGAGGCTATTTCGAAGCGTTCGGACGCGACTGGTCGCCGATCGAAGACATGCGTCTGAGCGAAAAGGACGAGAACCTGAGCAAAACGATGAACACGCACCTGCATATCATCGAACCTTATACGAACCTCTACTGCGTCTGGCACGATCCGCTGCTCGGGCAGCGACTGCGGGAACTGCTCTCGATCTTCGCCGAAACGATCGTCGATCCCGAGACAGGACATCTGGGGCTCTTTTTCGACGATGCATGGAACCTGCAAAGCAATACCGTCTCTTTCGGACACGACATCGAAGCCTCATGGCTGCTCCACGAAACGGCGCTGGTGTTGGGCGACCACGATACGCTGCAGCGTATCGAACCGCTCGCCAAGAAGATCGCACAGGCAGCCGCAGAGGGACTCCGGCCCGACGGAAGCATGATCTACGAATTCGACCGCACGACCGGACGCTACGACCACGACCGCCACTGGTGGGTACAGGCCGAAACGGTAGTCGGATATTTCAACCTCTACCACCATTTCGGTGACGAGACCGCTCTGGAACGGGCGGTAGAGGCATGGCAGTACATCGACGCACATTTTTCCTTGCGGCCGGCCGGAGAGTGGCTCTGGAGTATCCACGGAGACGGCCTCGTGAACACGGAAGGAGACCGCGCCGGATTCTGGAAATGTCCGTATCACAACAGCCGCATGTGTCTCGAACTGATCGGGCGCACAGGCATCCCGGTCGGAGGGAAATAG
- a CDS encoding MFS transporter, which translates to MGNSATKVTLKEKIGYGLGDAASSIFWKLFGMYLLFFYTDVFGMPAAAVGTMFLITRIWDSLVDPVVGILADRTRTRWGRFRPFILWFAVPFGVLGILTFTTPDFGMTGKIVWAYVTYTLMMMVYSTVNVPYASLLGVISPDPDTRTELSSYRMIFAFLGSILVLTFIEPLVHYFSRFGGQAAGWQYAVTLFAIITVLFFFCTFRWTRERVIPVRTEKNSLKEDVSDLFRNRPWWILFAAGVGALIFNSIRDGAAAYYFKYYVEAARSETGLGFTGLSFSLTTLYLVLGQAANILGIILVVPVSKRIGRKMAYLWAMAGAAVLSVLFFFAGPNDVWMMMGLQVLISMCAGSIFPLLWSMYADTADWSEVNTGRRATGLIFSASSMSQKLGWTFGGAVTGWLLAYFGFEANTTQTPEALNGIRMMLSLLPAASAVLGVVFISIYPLSEKKINEIQNELKKLRHES; encoded by the coding sequence ATGGGAAACAGCGCGACAAAGGTAACACTCAAGGAAAAAATCGGCTACGGGCTGGGCGACGCCGCCTCTTCCATCTTCTGGAAACTGTTCGGCATGTACCTGCTTTTTTTCTACACGGACGTGTTCGGCATGCCGGCCGCCGCAGTGGGGACGATGTTCCTCATCACCCGCATCTGGGATTCGCTCGTCGATCCGGTCGTAGGCATACTCGCCGACCGCACCCGTACCCGCTGGGGACGCTTCCGCCCCTTCATCCTCTGGTTCGCCGTTCCGTTCGGCGTGCTGGGCATCCTGACCTTCACGACGCCCGATTTCGGAATGACCGGAAAAATCGTATGGGCCTATGTCACCTACACGCTGATGATGATGGTCTATTCCACGGTCAACGTGCCCTACGCTTCGCTGTTGGGCGTCATATCCCCCGATCCGGACACGCGCACCGAACTCTCCTCCTACCGTATGATCTTCGCCTTTCTGGGTAGTATCCTTGTCTTGACCTTCATCGAACCGCTCGTACACTATTTCAGCCGGTTCGGTGGACAGGCGGCCGGATGGCAGTATGCGGTAACGCTCTTCGCAATCATCACGGTCCTGTTCTTCTTCTGCACGTTCCGTTGGACGCGCGAACGGGTGATTCCGGTCAGAACGGAAAAAAATTCCCTGAAAGAGGATGTCTCCGACCTGTTCCGCAACCGTCCGTGGTGGATACTCTTCGCGGCCGGGGTCGGGGCACTGATCTTCAACTCGATCCGGGACGGTGCCGCAGCCTACTATTTCAAATATTACGTGGAAGCCGCCCGTAGCGAAACCGGCCTCGGATTTACGGGGCTGTCGTTCTCGCTGACCACACTTTACCTCGTGCTCGGACAGGCGGCCAACATTCTGGGCATCATTCTGGTTGTACCCGTTTCGAAACGGATCGGGAGGAAAATGGCCTACCTGTGGGCGATGGCAGGAGCGGCCGTGCTGAGCGTACTGTTCTTTTTCGCCGGACCGAACGATGTATGGATGATGATGGGCCTTCAAGTGCTGATCAGCATGTGCGCCGGGTCCATTTTCCCGCTGTTGTGGTCGATGTACGCCGACACGGCCGACTGGTCCGAAGTCAATACGGGCCGGCGTGCCACCGGTCTCATCTTCTCCGCATCGAGCATGTCGCAGAAGTTGGGCTGGACTTTCGGAGGAGCCGTAACCGGATGGCTACTCGCCTATTTCGGATTCGAGGCCAATACGACGCAGACACCCGAAGCCCTCAACGGTATCCGCATGATGCTGAGCCTGTTGCCGGCAGCCAGTGCCGTCCTCGGAGTGGTCTTCATCTCGATCTATCCGCTCAGCGAAAAGAAAATCAACGAGATACAGAACGAACTCAAAAAACTGCGCCATGAATCCTAA
- a CDS encoding glycoside hydrolase family 130 protein encodes MNETSFREKIRARQRKLEALLTRKNEPADSNGVWTRYKYPVLTREHAPLHWRYDLNPETNPFCMERIGVNAVFNAGAIRFNGKYALVVRVEGADRKSFFAVAESPNGIDNFRFRDKPIVMPETDDPDVNVYDMRLTAHEDGWIYGIFCSERKDRSRPGDLSAAVATAAVARTHDLVRWERLPDIRSASQQRNVVLHPEFVDGKYALYTRPQDGFIDAGSGSGIGWALVDDITNAVIREEKTIDRRYYHTVKELKNGEGPHPIKTPQGWLHIAHGVRMCAAGLRYVIYMYMTALDDPTRVIAEPAGHLLAPVGEERVGDVSNVLFTNGWIADENGTVYIYYASCDTRMHVATSTVERLVDYCMHTPADGFRSAASVARINELIERNRPFMELLKP; translated from the coding sequence ATGAACGAAACATCCTTCAGAGAAAAGATCCGGGCTCGCCAACGGAAATTGGAGGCGCTGCTGACCCGGAAGAACGAGCCGGCGGATTCGAACGGCGTATGGACCCGCTACAAATATCCCGTCCTGACACGAGAACACGCCCCCCTGCACTGGCGCTACGACCTGAATCCCGAGACCAATCCTTTCTGCATGGAACGCATCGGCGTCAATGCGGTATTCAATGCCGGCGCCATTAGGTTCAACGGCAAATACGCCTTAGTCGTACGGGTAGAGGGAGCCGACCGCAAATCCTTTTTCGCCGTCGCCGAAAGCCCGAACGGCATTGACAATTTTCGTTTCCGGGACAAACCTATCGTCATGCCTGAAACGGACGATCCTGACGTGAACGTTTACGACATGCGACTCACAGCCCACGAAGACGGCTGGATCTACGGCATATTCTGCTCCGAGCGGAAAGACCGGAGCAGGCCCGGCGACCTTTCGGCCGCGGTAGCCACAGCGGCCGTAGCCCGCACGCACGACCTGGTCCGATGGGAGCGTCTGCCCGACATTCGGTCCGCCTCGCAGCAACGCAATGTAGTGCTTCATCCGGAGTTCGTCGATGGAAAATATGCGCTGTACACCCGTCCGCAAGACGGTTTCATCGACGCCGGCAGTGGCAGCGGAATCGGCTGGGCGCTGGTCGATGACATTACGAATGCCGTGATCAGGGAAGAAAAGACCATAGACCGCCGGTATTACCACACCGTCAAGGAGTTGAAGAACGGAGAAGGCCCCCATCCGATCAAAACCCCGCAGGGGTGGCTCCACATCGCCCACGGCGTGCGGATGTGCGCGGCCGGGCTCCGATACGTTATCTATATGTACATGACGGCACTCGACGACCCGACCAGGGTGATTGCCGAACCGGCCGGACACCTGCTCGCACCCGTCGGCGAAGAACGGGTCGGAGACGTTTCGAATGTACTGTTCACCAACGGATGGATCGCCGACGAAAACGGAACCGTCTACATCTATTACGCCTCCTGCGACACGCGGATGCATGTGGCCACCTCCACCGTCGAGCGGCTTGTGGACTACTGCATGCACACCCCTGCCGACGGATTCCGTTCGGCCGCTTCAGTGGCACGCATCAACGAACTGATCGAACGGAACAGGCCGTTCATGGAACTTCTGAAACCGTGA
- a CDS encoding glycoside hydrolase 5 family protein — MKKLLFALLLYGLAGCTAGKTDRFIRVKDGRFYKGETPYHFVGTNLWYGAILGSQGEGGNRERLLRELDFLKENGVDNLRILVGADGPEGVTAKVEPTLQRAPGQYNDEILDGLDFLMAELGKREMYAVLYLNNSWEWSGGYSQYLEWAGAGPVKIPAIDGWNAFTEYVAQYAKNERAQALFARYVEDIVNRTNRYTGVKYTDDPALMAWQIGNEPRAFGDDNKEAYRQWMADIAARIRALDPNHLISTGSEGKAGTEGDIGLWEAIHADPNIDYMTIHIWPYNWGWIGKENMRENLSSAIANSKEYIDEHLAIASRHRKPVVMEEFGFPRDGLACDRTTSTSGRDTYYEAIFSYIHDNMCNGGLFAGCNFWAWGGFAALSDDPSKWRRGDDYTGDPAQEPQGLNSVFSSDTTTIELIRKYSGLLSGRQAETAAPSTEQ, encoded by the coding sequence ATGAAAAAACTGTTATTTGCACTATTGCTGTACGGCCTCGCCGGATGCACTGCAGGGAAAACGGACCGGTTCATCCGGGTGAAGGACGGCCGGTTCTACAAAGGGGAAACGCCCTATCACTTCGTAGGGACAAACCTCTGGTACGGAGCCATTCTCGGTTCGCAGGGCGAAGGCGGCAATCGGGAAAGACTGCTGCGTGAGCTCGACTTTCTGAAAGAGAACGGGGTAGACAACCTCCGCATTCTGGTCGGAGCCGACGGCCCGGAAGGGGTGACGGCGAAAGTCGAACCGACTTTGCAACGCGCCCCGGGCCAATACAATGACGAGATTCTCGACGGGCTCGACTTTCTGATGGCCGAACTCGGCAAACGGGAGATGTATGCCGTGCTCTATCTGAACAACTCGTGGGAGTGGTCGGGCGGCTACTCCCAATATCTCGAATGGGCCGGAGCGGGCCCGGTCAAAATCCCCGCCATAGACGGCTGGAACGCTTTCACGGAATATGTGGCCCAATACGCAAAAAACGAACGGGCCCAGGCTCTTTTCGCCCGGTACGTGGAAGACATCGTAAACCGTACGAACCGTTACACGGGTGTGAAATACACCGACGACCCGGCTCTTATGGCATGGCAGATCGGGAACGAACCCCGCGCATTCGGAGACGACAACAAGGAGGCCTACCGGCAGTGGATGGCAGACATCGCCGCACGGATACGGGCGCTCGACCCGAACCACCTTATCTCGACCGGCAGTGAAGGGAAAGCCGGCACGGAAGGAGATATCGGACTTTGGGAAGCCATCCACGCCGATCCGAACATCGACTACATGACCATCCACATCTGGCCCTACAACTGGGGCTGGATCGGAAAGGAAAACATGCGGGAAAACCTCTCCTCCGCCATTGCCAACTCCAAAGAGTATATCGACGAGCACCTGGCGATAGCCTCCCGGCATCGCAAACCGGTTGTAATGGAAGAGTTCGGTTTCCCGCGCGACGGACTGGCCTGCGACAGGACAACCTCCACCTCAGGCCGGGACACTTACTACGAAGCCATATTCTCCTACATACACGACAATATGTGTAACGGCGGCCTGTTCGCCGGCTGTAATTTCTGGGCCTGGGGAGGTTTCGCCGCACTGTCGGACGATCCATCGAAATGGCGCAGAGGGGACGACTACACCGGCGATCCGGCACAGGAACCGCAGGGATTGAACTCGGTATTCAGTTCCGACACCACCACGATCGAACTCATCCGCAAGTATTCCGGTTTGCTCAGCGGCCGACAGGCAGAGACCGCCGCTCCGTCAACCGAACAATAA